The genomic DNA TGTCTGGATTCCACGGTGGGTCGTAAGTTAATTCAATTTGAACATCCTTAACGCCCTCTAATGATTTCAGAATCATCTCAACATCATTTAGAATATAATTACCCATAGGGCATCCCGGAGCAGTTAAAGTCATTAATACCTTAACTATACCATTTTCTTCGTCAATCTCCAGTTTATAAATTAAGCCTAAATCAACAATGTTTATAGGAATTTCAGGGTCATAAACATTCCTTAATTCATTTAAAATTTCTTCTTTTGTAACCATATTTTTGCCTCCTATTCTTCAGAATAAATCCTTTTCTCTCCTTCTAATTTTCTAATTTCAGTACCATCCTGAGTCACTTCAAGTGTTC from Caldisericaceae bacterium includes the following:
- a CDS encoding metal-sulfur cluster assembly factor, coding for MVTKEEILNELRNVYDPEIPINIVDLGLIYKLEIDEENGIVKVLMTLTAPGCPMGNYILNDVEMILKSLEGVKDVQIELTYDPPWNPDMMSDEAKKELGYS